One Elaeis guineensis isolate ETL-2024a chromosome 10, EG11, whole genome shotgun sequence genomic window carries:
- the LOC140852171 gene encoding uncharacterized protein, whose protein sequence is MEDESVEHVVLRCPKTRVIWRQTCGYPWETSIDPWLVSFLGFIRQSMIDRTTTVGGRMTYIAYQIWLSRNSIVFDGEVILAPIHRVLSISWEPPPSGFVKINFDGSVRNGRGGAGFVIRGPDGRLLTVGGSHSLSFRSRMRNFTSLGQMSSLSGNNFMQREFF, encoded by the exons ATGGAGGATGAGTCTGTGGAGCATGTTGTCCTACGCTGCCCTAAGACGAGGGTCATTTGGAGACAGACATGTGGTTACCCATGGGAGACGAGCATTGATCCATGGTTGGTGTCCTTCCTTGGCTTCATCCGTCAGAGTATGATTGATAGGACGACTACTGTTGGTGGGCGGATGACTTATATTGCTTACCAGATTTGGTTGTCAAGGAACAGCATTGTCTTCGATGGTGAGGTGATTCTTGCTC CAATCCATAGGGTTCTATCCATTTCCTGGGAGCCCCCACCCTCAGGGTTTGTAAAGATTAACTTTGATGGCAGTGTCAGGAATGGGAGGGGCGGAGCTGGTTTTGTCATCCGCGGTCCTGATGGGAGACTTTTGACGGTGGGTGGCTCTCACTCTTTGAGCTTTCGGTCCCGGATGCGGAACTTCACGTCACTTGGGCAGATGTCATCTTTGTCAGGCAACAACTTCATGCAGAGAGAATTTTTCTGA